Genomic DNA from Longimicrobiales bacterium:
TTGAGGCAGAAGCCGCAATGCACGCACGCGAGCAGCCCGGCCTCTTCGCGCCGCAGCTCCTCCACGGGTCCCCCCGCCGTTTCAGGATCCACTACACCTCCCCCGGGCCGCGCATGATTCCGGCTGGATCGAACACCGCGCGCAGTCGCCCGGTGAGGGTGCGCAGGGCCTCCCGGTCCGGCCGCTGTTCGCGGCGACCGTTGGTCGCAAAGTCGCAGGGACGGTCGTAACGCATGGTCCAGGCGCCTCTTGCGGTGATCTCGTCCCATCCCGCCGGATCATGCGGACCAGTCTCATCCGTACCGCTCATCCGCCACAACCTGATCACACCGTCAGCCGCATGCGCTGCCATCAGCCAGTCGTCCTCAGCTCCCGCCCCGGCATGCCTGCACAGCGATCCAGCTGCATCGGCGAGCCCGGTGGCCGGCCCCGTGAACCGTAGCGCGGTGCCGGCGCTGGCTTCGAGGCCTGCGAGCAACTCCCACACCCCGGACGGCACCTCGGCGGCCGGCCGGTCAATCTGCCCACCCGGTGGGCGACCGTTGACGATCCGATGGCACCGCTCGAGCCCTTCCGCGACGGCCGCGTCACTGCCCAGCAGTCGGACGACCACGTGCCATCCCGGGTTCACGAAACCCGTACGCCCGGCCGCGGCCGGTGACAGCAGCTCGATCGCATCGCATTCCGCTGCATCTCGCAGCGCGAGGGCCAGATCGGCCCCACCCCGCGCGCCCGCCTCGCCTGCACCGCACGCCACTGCCAGCGTCCGGTCCGCGCGCGCGGCGCCCCGAACACGCAGGTAGAGGGCCGTGATCAGGCCCAGCGCGCCCCGACTGCCCACGGTCAGCCGTACGCCATCGTATCCTGCCACGTTCTTCACCACGCGCCCCCCGAAGCGGAGCAGCCGGCCATCGCCCGTGGCTATCTCGATACCCAGAACCATGTCGCGCGGCGTGCCGTGGCCGGCTCGCAGGGGGCCAGCCGAGGCGTTGGCCACGACGGCGCCGATCGTCGCGTGCGGGGCTGCGGCCGGGTCGAGGGGCAGCCACTGCTGCTTCGCCGCGAGTACCCCGCCGAGCTGTTCCAACGTGACGCCCGCCTGGACGCCAATCACGAGGTCGGCCGGCTCGTGCTCGGTTATGCGGTTGAGCCTCATGGTGCTGAGCAGGACCGGAGGGTGCGTCGGCCCGGCGCTCGAAGCCGCGGGGTCGGCGGCGTCGGCGGCGTTGGCGGCGTCGTGGCCGTCGTCGGAGGCGCCGCCGGTGCTGGCATTTCCGCGTCCAGTGGCCCTGCCGGCCCCTGAGGCTGGGGCTGCATCATGGCCCCCCGACGGTCTCCTCCGGTTGTCCAGCCAGGTGGCCGCGCCGATGGGGAGCACGGGCCAGCCTTCGGCGGAGCAGACGGCGAGCACGGCGGCCGCGCCGTCCGCAGAGTCG
This window encodes:
- a CDS encoding FAD-binding oxidoreductase, whose product is MSTTADRFIDHLTARTGTGAAAPPDLIARVRAAFAPGGFAAVLAPDSADGAAAVLAVCSAEGWPVLPIGAATWLDNRRRPSGGHDAAPASGAGRATGRGNASTGGASDDGHDAANAADAADPAASSAGPTHPPVLLSTMRLNRITEHEPADLVIGVQAGVTLEQLGGVLAAKQQWLPLDPAAAPHATIGAVVANASAGPLRAGHGTPRDMVLGIEIATGDGRLLRFGGRVVKNVAGYDGVRLTVGSRGALGLITALYLRVRGAARADRTLAVACGAGEAGARGGADLALALRDAAECDAIELLSPAAAGRTGFVNPGWHVVVRLLGSDAAVAEGLERCHRIVNGRPPGGQIDRPAAEVPSGVWELLAGLEASAGTALRFTGPATGLADAAGSLCRHAGAGAEDDWLMAAHAADGVIRLWRMSGTDETGPHDPAGWDEITARGAWTMRYDRPCDFATNGRREQRPDREALRTLTGRLRAVFDPAGIMRGPGEV